In Thiovibrio frasassiensis, one DNA window encodes the following:
- a CDS encoding GGDEF domain-containing protein → MSFANSVALDLFRRAGLEALGQPCHRILFGSEARCDGCPAERTDLDGKRQAITLKTKEGDIYLKVSCQVWQGQCLLSLHDVSQEIALLRRSDLDRKELQAKNILLERRRRLNQEEHQFLTQIMDNLPEALLAVDENFLVQRQNRAVLDLFPRQIGSHCYALFGNSAPCPDCPAQRGFSEANGQKKSHETGGRVYTEIFSVSPNGKGGLLLFRDITRQVELIGQIRGQREEIASKNKVLSLLVDFGIYMQKETGIKEVAGYFLDAILPDLHGGAAGLIINDIRAGNIWLSHQSGMTTEEWKTVTKACMSRDLQRFKPGGLLADSVLPWRTSTQIPLMGAQGQRVGLVLLEGSINQEALGILRLVTEPLGAYFQNQLLLRQLEEKANKDALTGLFNRGYLTQSLEEEQEKFRGYGIHHALVLGDINQLKKLNDHYGHETGDRLIVAVAEALRSTLRNTDIAARTGGDEFIVLLTNSTDEDAAYFIERLQTQVFPSLILLLPDGSEFPVTVSLGKAGTDKHPPEVLTKEADRQMYAAKEQFYATASRYR, encoded by the coding sequence ATGTCCTTTGCCAACAGCGTTGCCCTGGATTTATTTCGCCGCGCAGGCCTGGAGGCGCTTGGGCAGCCATGCCATAGGATCTTGTTTGGCAGCGAGGCGCGGTGCGATGGGTGTCCAGCCGAGAGGACTGATCTTGATGGCAAGCGCCAGGCCATTACTCTCAAGACGAAAGAGGGTGACATCTACCTCAAGGTTTCCTGCCAGGTCTGGCAGGGGCAATGTTTGCTCAGTCTCCACGATGTCTCCCAGGAAATTGCTCTTCTGCGGCGTAGCGATCTTGACCGGAAAGAGTTGCAGGCCAAGAATATTCTCCTTGAGCGGCGCCGCCGGTTGAACCAGGAAGAACATCAGTTTCTCACCCAGATCATGGACAATCTTCCCGAAGCCCTGCTCGCCGTGGACGAGAATTTTTTGGTCCAGCGGCAGAACAGGGCGGTTCTTGACCTGTTTCCCAGGCAAATCGGCTCCCATTGCTATGCCCTGTTCGGCAACAGTGCTCCCTGTCCTGACTGTCCGGCGCAGCGTGGTTTTAGTGAGGCCAACGGGCAGAAAAAAAGCCACGAAACAGGGGGACGGGTCTATACGGAAATATTTTCTGTCTCTCCCAACGGCAAAGGGGGGCTGCTGTTGTTCCGGGATATCACCCGGCAGGTCGAATTGATTGGTCAAATTCGCGGCCAGCGTGAAGAGATTGCCAGCAAAAACAAGGTCTTGTCTCTACTTGTTGATTTTGGCATCTACATGCAAAAAGAGACTGGAATCAAAGAGGTGGCCGGATATTTTCTCGATGCGATCCTGCCCGATCTGCACGGCGGTGCGGCTGGTCTCATAATCAACGATATCCGGGCAGGAAATATCTGGCTTTCCCATCAGAGCGGGATGACCACCGAGGAGTGGAAAACCGTTACCAAGGCCTGTATGTCCAGGGATCTGCAGCGATTCAAGCCCGGCGGCCTTTTAGCCGATTCGGTTCTCCCTTGGCGGACAAGCACGCAGATTCCTCTGATGGGAGCCCAGGGACAGAGGGTGGGGCTGGTGTTACTGGAGGGGAGCATTAATCAGGAAGCGCTGGGCATCCTCCGTCTGGTCACGGAACCGTTGGGCGCCTATTTTCAGAATCAGCTTCTCCTCCGTCAGCTTGAGGAAAAGGCGAACAAGGATGCCCTGACCGGGCTTTTCAATCGTGGATATCTGACCCAGTCCCTGGAGGAAGAGCAGGAAAAATTCCGCGGATACGGGATCCATCATGCTCTGGTCTTGGGGGATATCAACCAGTTGAAAAAACTCAATGACCACTACGGTCATGAGACCGGCGATCGCTTGATTGTCGCCGTTGCCGAGGCCCTGCGCAGCACCTTGCGCAATACCGATATCGCGGCCCGGACCGGGGGGGACGAATTCATCGTCTTGCTCACCAACAGCACGGATGAAGACGCGGCTTATTTTATCGAGCGTTTGCAAACCCAGGTTTTCCCCAGCCTCATCCTGCTTCTGCCGGACGGGAGCGAATTCCCGGTCACGGTCAGTCTGGGCAAGGCGGGTACGGACAAACATCCTCCCGAAGTTTTGACCAAAGAAGCGGACAGGCAGATGTATGCAGCGAAAGAACAGTTTTATGCCACTGCTTCCCGTTATCGTTAG
- the hrpA gene encoding ATP-dependent RNA helicase HrpA, producing MEQERNLHYPPELPIVAHREEIIQAIRTSQVVVVAGDTGSGKTTQLPKMCLEAGRGKRKRIGCTQPRRIAAITVAERVGEELGGDGDLVGYKIRFKDQTNRNTRLKFMTDGILLAEAHHDRNLSAYDTIIIDEAHERSLNIDFLLGLLKQLLVRRPDLTLLITSATIDTARFAKHFGNAPVIEVSGRTFPVEVRYQPLDSAKEEEGEQSYVDQAVAAVCALHQQEGSGDILVFMPAERDILETVEALQARLGRGHGQGGPVVLPLFGRLSPGDQKKIFQPVKGQKIVVATNVAETSITVPGIRYVVDTGLARLASYNVRARTSKLPIVSVSRASCDQRKGRCGRVGPGVCVRLYSEEDYLNRPEYTLPEILRTNLAEVILRMISLKLGDPARFPFLDPPTGRAIQDGYGLLTELGALDRKRHLTGHGRLMARLPLDPRISRMIIEAREHNALREVTVIAAGLSIQDPRVRPLDKEALADAAHARFVKTPSDFLFFLALWDGYHATFDKLQSLSRMRKFCVSHYLSFLRMREWRDIHEQICQVLAEEPGFTLNTQPAAPDAIHQAILSGNLRNIAVKKEKNLYQTGGGREVMIFPGSTQYGKTGDWLMAAEMVETSRLYARTVAEIKPEWIEPLAGELCRSSYSEPHWEKGRGQVVAFAKISLFGLVIVERRKVNYGLIKPEESRQIFIQSALIEGELKGEYPFLAANTALVAQLQDLEDRLRQRSIMVDDQDLIRFYDERLGPEVRDQRSLNQWLKNPGAQALLTMTADDIRRQLPEAAALEPFPLSLETEAGGLELSYRFAPGEEDDGVTARIPLNLAQHLRAELFEWLVPGLLAEKVMFLLKGLPKSLRKQLVPIPQTAAEIVRDLPFGRGSLYRAMEQVIADSFKLRIAARDWPLADLPPHLRFRFSLLDGQGNVVSVTRDFTALKSGAMGQTEVFSPGNLAALKEQWEQKHITPAQFGQTPPSLPVPGGDGSLQGYVYPGLSYDAQEGVGQRLFLKENEARQNTREALFRLYANGFATQIKSLRKELAIPRSHWALYEGLASHEQINQDIWDFVFFTVFDIRDGLPPTAEQFGAKIEEVRHQGLILLCREIFAAVLLVLQERRTTLDAIARLSGKGTGTARDTARFDEFRRQVTQIVPADFLQKTLPPRLAAMCRYLKALRIRLERAQVSPSKDALKAQQVAIHEERYARAASSQDLSGTLGERLREYQEMIEEFKVSLFAQELGTALPVSAKRLDKKWQEVDQLCS from the coding sequence ATGGAACAGGAAAGAAATTTGCACTATCCACCGGAGTTGCCCATCGTGGCGCACCGGGAGGAAATCATCCAGGCTATCCGCACCAGTCAGGTGGTCGTTGTTGCCGGCGACACCGGCTCAGGCAAGACCACGCAGTTGCCCAAGATGTGTCTGGAGGCAGGGCGCGGCAAGCGGAAAAGGATCGGCTGCACCCAGCCCCGGCGGATCGCGGCCATCACGGTGGCCGAGCGGGTTGGCGAAGAACTCGGTGGTGATGGTGATCTGGTCGGGTACAAGATTCGCTTTAAGGATCAGACCAATCGCAATACCCGGCTCAAGTTCATGACCGATGGCATCCTGCTGGCCGAGGCCCATCATGACCGTAATCTTTCCGCCTACGATACGATCATCATCGACGAGGCCCACGAGCGGAGCCTCAATATAGATTTTCTCCTCGGCTTGCTCAAGCAGCTCCTTGTCCGTCGTCCGGATCTTACCCTCCTGATTACCTCGGCCACCATCGACACGGCGCGCTTTGCCAAGCATTTCGGCAACGCCCCGGTGATCGAGGTGTCGGGACGAACCTTTCCGGTTGAGGTGCGCTACCAGCCTCTGGATTCGGCCAAGGAGGAGGAAGGGGAGCAGAGTTATGTGGATCAGGCGGTAGCGGCGGTATGCGCTCTCCACCAGCAGGAGGGGTCGGGGGATATCCTGGTCTTCATGCCGGCGGAGCGGGATATCCTGGAAACCGTGGAAGCGCTGCAAGCCCGGCTGGGCAGGGGGCACGGCCAAGGTGGCCCCGTGGTCCTGCCCCTGTTCGGCAGGCTCTCGCCCGGAGACCAGAAAAAGATCTTTCAGCCGGTAAAAGGCCAGAAGATTGTGGTGGCGACCAATGTGGCCGAAACCTCCATCACGGTGCCGGGTATCCGCTATGTGGTCGATACCGGTCTGGCCCGCTTGGCCAGCTACAATGTCCGGGCCCGAACCAGCAAGCTCCCCATCGTTTCGGTTTCCCGGGCAAGCTGCGATCAGCGTAAGGGCCGCTGCGGCAGGGTGGGGCCTGGGGTCTGCGTCCGCCTCTATTCCGAGGAGGATTACCTGAACCGGCCCGAATATACTCTCCCTGAGATTCTGCGCACCAATCTGGCCGAGGTTATCCTGAGGATGATCAGTCTGAAGCTTGGCGATCCGGCGCGCTTCCCCTTTCTCGATCCGCCTACGGGGCGGGCCATTCAGGATGGGTATGGACTGCTCACCGAGCTTGGCGCCCTGGACCGCAAGCGCCATCTCACCGGGCACGGCAGACTCATGGCGCGGCTCCCTCTGGATCCGAGGATCTCCCGGATGATTATCGAGGCCCGTGAGCACAATGCTCTGCGGGAGGTGACGGTTATCGCCGCGGGCTTGAGCATTCAGGATCCGCGGGTTCGCCCGCTGGATAAGGAGGCATTGGCGGACGCAGCCCATGCCCGGTTCGTCAAGACCCCCTCGGATTTCCTCTTTTTTCTCGCCCTCTGGGATGGGTACCATGCCACCTTTGATAAACTGCAGAGCCTCTCCCGAATGCGCAAATTCTGTGTGAGCCATTATCTTTCCTTCCTGCGGATGCGGGAATGGCGCGATATCCACGAGCAGATCTGCCAGGTGCTGGCCGAGGAGCCTGGCTTTACCCTGAACACGCAACCCGCCGCACCCGACGCCATCCATCAGGCGATCTTGAGCGGCAACCTCAGAAATATCGCGGTGAAGAAGGAGAAGAATCTCTATCAGACCGGGGGAGGCAGGGAGGTTATGATCTTTCCCGGCTCCACTCAGTACGGCAAGACCGGCGACTGGCTCATGGCCGCCGAGATGGTTGAGACCTCGCGTCTCTATGCCCGGACCGTGGCCGAAATCAAGCCGGAGTGGATCGAACCCCTGGCCGGGGAGCTTTGCCGCTCTTCCTATTCCGAACCCCATTGGGAAAAGGGGCGGGGCCAGGTGGTTGCCTTTGCCAAGATCAGCCTGTTCGGGTTGGTTATTGTGGAAAGGCGCAAGGTCAATTATGGCTTGATCAAGCCCGAGGAGAGTCGGCAGATTTTTATCCAGTCTGCCCTGATTGAGGGGGAGCTGAAGGGAGAATATCCCTTTCTCGCAGCAAACACGGCGCTGGTGGCACAGCTGCAGGACCTGGAAGACCGGTTGCGCCAGCGCAGCATCATGGTGGACGATCAGGATCTTATTCGCTTCTACGATGAACGCCTCGGCCCGGAGGTGCGTGACCAGCGCAGCCTGAACCAGTGGCTGAAAAATCCCGGCGCCCAAGCGCTTCTTACCATGACCGCCGATGATATCCGGAGGCAGCTGCCCGAGGCCGCGGCCCTGGAACCGTTTCCGCTTTCCCTGGAGACGGAGGCGGGTGGGCTGGAGTTGTCATACCGCTTTGCCCCCGGGGAGGAGGACGATGGAGTGACCGCAAGGATTCCCCTCAATCTGGCGCAACATCTGCGGGCCGAGCTGTTTGAATGGCTGGTGCCTGGCTTGCTTGCCGAAAAGGTGATGTTTCTGCTCAAGGGGCTTCCCAAGAGTCTGCGCAAACAGCTGGTGCCCATTCCCCAGACCGCCGCGGAGATTGTTCGAGATCTGCCCTTTGGCCGTGGTTCGTTGTACCGAGCCATGGAACAGGTGATCGCTGATTCCTTCAAACTGCGGATTGCCGCGCGGGATTGGCCTCTGGCCGATCTGCCGCCGCATCTCAGGTTCCGTTTCTCTCTGCTCGATGGGCAGGGCAATGTTGTCAGTGTGACCAGGGATTTCACTGCCTTGAAAAGCGGGGCCATGGGGCAGACGGAGGTCTTTAGTCCAGGGAATCTGGCGGCCCTGAAAGAGCAGTGGGAACAAAAACATATTACTCCGGCCCAGTTCGGGCAAACGCCTCCTTCCCTGCCTGTGCCCGGTGGGGATGGCTCCCTGCAGGGCTATGTCTATCCCGGCCTCAGTTACGATGCACAGGAGGGCGTGGGCCAACGTCTTTTTCTCAAGGAAAACGAGGCGCGGCAGAACACCAGGGAGGCGCTGTTCCGCTTGTATGCCAATGGGTTTGCGACCCAAATCAAATCCCTGCGCAAGGAGCTTGCCATCCCTCGTTCTCACTGGGCTTTGTACGAAGGATTGGCCAGCCATGAGCAGATCAACCAAGATATCTGGGATTTTGTTTTTTTTACCGTGTTTGACATCCGCGACGGCCTGCCGCCCACAGCCGAACAATTTGGTGCCAAGATCGAAGAAGTGCGGCACCAGGGGCTGATTTTGCTCTGTCGGGAGATCTTTGCCGCTGTTCTTCTGGTCTTACAGGAACGGCGCACTACCCTCGACGCCATTGCCCGGCTTTCCGGGAAGGGAACAGGGACAGCCCGGGATACGGCGCGGTTTGACGAGTTTCGTCGCCAGGTGACGCAGATTGTCCCTGCTGATTTTTTGCAGAAGACGCTTCCGCCGCGCCTTGCGGCCATGTGCCGGTATCTGAAAGCCCTGCGGATCCGGCTTGAGCGGGCGCAGGTCTCCCCAAGCAAGGATGCGCTCAAGGCGCAGCAGGTGGCGATTCATGAAGAGCGTTATGCCCGGGCGGCCAGCAGCCAGGATCTCTCCGGTACCCTGGGGGAGCGGCTGCGGGAATACCAGGAGATGATCGAGGAGTTCAAGGTCTCGCTCTTTGCCCAGGAGTTGGGCACAGCCTTGCCGGTTTCCGCCAAGCGGCTGGACAAGAAATGGCAGGAGGTTGACCAACTCTGTTCATGA
- a CDS encoding PAS domain-containing hybrid sensor histidine kinase/response regulator — protein MNLPPSTSNRFLPGESAPFLELLECIPSPLEIYLPDGTLLMANAAARNLPTFPKDADNDHCIKAAHEDDRTAFLNAITKRTACAAPDRSYPNTLTSKPWNIMRLRTLCTPVCDAEGQIRHVIVSREDITALHTGTRFQRLVEDANEAVLVIQDGRIKFFNRTALAITGYSPEAYLSQPFHAFIHPEDREMVMHRSLLRMQGKDVPNIYQFRVIDVNGEAKWLQINAGVIEWGGRPAILAFLPDITQLRQTEMALWESEIRFQMISENTGDLIILSDGLGKTIFVNSALTRLLEIKAEELQGRSITEIIHPKYRSALSGLWNRILARKNVSPQETLLVRKDGSHLPAEISCFAIEQENSPPYLGAILRDISARKAAEYELEQYRESLEKIVGERTSELTETNAKLQQTILRQELAEENLTKEKNTLEAVFAAMSDGLSVHDRDFRILFQNAVLSKRYGDCAGQLCYVAYHGRETPCTNCGLMACIKDGAPHWFEMNETNDQGNLFFEMGVSPVRDGKGTIIAAVEVIRDITDQKRLADQLLQSQKMEAIGTLAGGIAHDFNNILTAILGYAELSKFEAVPDSELAHNLAEIIGASRRAGDLIRQILTFSRRAEFKKQPLQIHSVVKEALKLIRGTIPSTIDIRQEIDGDCGTIMADVTQIHQIVMNLCTNAYHAMQQQGGLLVVRLQNAVISRETLDTPTGLKPGNYVRLTVSDTGHGIDENTLDRVFDPYFTTKKQGEGTGLGLATVHGIVENHEGVISVKSAINEGTTFDIYFPRVETDFAAALTGWGETGATSRQARILLVDDEEMLIRLGTSILKKLGHTVTALNNSQDALDLFKKDPLAFDLLLTDQMMPGLTGLELTKECLAIRPDLPVVLATGYSEATSKEQAQAQGISAILWKPVTINTMAETIQQALGKKE, from the coding sequence ATGAACCTTCCTCCCTCCACCAGCAACAGATTCCTCCCCGGCGAATCAGCACCGTTCCTCGAACTGCTGGAGTGTATTCCCTCGCCGCTGGAAATCTATCTTCCGGACGGCACCCTGCTCATGGCCAATGCTGCCGCCCGCAACCTGCCGACCTTTCCCAAAGACGCGGACAATGATCATTGCATCAAGGCCGCCCACGAGGACGACCGTACCGCTTTTTTGAACGCAATTACGAAAAGAACAGCCTGCGCGGCCCCCGACCGAAGCTACCCAAACACTTTAACAAGCAAGCCGTGGAACATCATGCGCTTGCGGACACTGTGCACACCGGTTTGTGACGCGGAGGGGCAAATCCGCCACGTTATCGTTTCACGGGAGGACATCACTGCGCTCCACACAGGGACTCGCTTTCAGCGGTTGGTGGAAGATGCCAACGAGGCCGTTCTCGTTATCCAGGACGGCCGGATTAAATTTTTCAACCGCACAGCCCTTGCCATAACCGGTTATTCCCCAGAAGCGTATCTCTCCCAGCCTTTCCACGCCTTTATCCATCCGGAAGACCGAGAAATGGTCATGCACCGCTCCTTACTCAGAATGCAGGGCAAGGACGTGCCAAACATCTATCAGTTCCGGGTGATAGACGTCAATGGTGAGGCAAAATGGCTACAGATCAATGCCGGGGTCATCGAATGGGGAGGGAGACCAGCCATCCTTGCCTTTCTCCCGGATATCACGCAACTGCGCCAAACGGAGATGGCTCTCTGGGAAAGTGAAATCCGCTTCCAGATGATCTCGGAAAATACCGGGGATCTCATTATCCTGAGCGACGGCCTGGGAAAAACAATCTTCGTCAACTCAGCCCTGACCCGACTCCTTGAGATCAAGGCGGAAGAACTCCAGGGCAGATCAATCACCGAAATCATTCATCCCAAATACCGTTCTGCCCTCAGCGGCCTCTGGAACAGAATTCTTGCGAGAAAAAATGTTTCTCCCCAGGAAACGCTTCTGGTGAGAAAGGACGGAAGCCATCTTCCCGCGGAAATAAGCTGCTTTGCCATTGAGCAGGAAAACAGTCCCCCTTACCTTGGTGCCATTCTGCGTGATATCTCCGCCCGCAAAGCGGCGGAATATGAGCTTGAGCAATACCGGGAGAGCCTGGAAAAAATCGTTGGTGAGCGCACCTCAGAATTGACCGAGACCAATGCCAAACTGCAGCAGACTATTCTCCGCCAGGAGCTTGCCGAAGAAAACCTAACCAAGGAAAAAAACACCCTGGAAGCGGTATTTGCTGCCATGAGCGATGGCCTCTCCGTACATGACCGAGACTTCAGGATACTCTTCCAGAATGCCGTTCTCAGTAAACGGTATGGCGATTGCGCGGGCCAACTTTGCTATGTTGCCTACCACGGGAGAGAGACCCCCTGCACGAACTGCGGGCTGATGGCCTGCATTAAAGACGGTGCGCCCCACTGGTTTGAAATGAATGAAACCAACGACCAGGGAAATCTCTTCTTTGAGATGGGAGTAAGCCCGGTTCGCGACGGCAAGGGGACAATCATTGCCGCAGTGGAGGTAATCCGGGATATTACCGACCAGAAACGACTTGCCGACCAGCTGCTGCAGAGTCAGAAGATGGAGGCCATCGGCACCCTGGCCGGAGGCATCGCCCATGATTTCAACAATATCCTCACCGCCATTCTCGGCTATGCGGAACTGTCAAAATTCGAAGCCGTTCCCGACAGTGAGCTCGCCCACAATCTTGCCGAGATCATCGGCGCCAGTCGCAGAGCCGGGGATCTAATCCGGCAGATCCTGACCTTCAGCCGAAGGGCGGAGTTCAAGAAACAGCCGCTGCAGATCCACTCGGTGGTCAAAGAGGCCCTCAAACTGATCCGCGGCACTATCCCCTCCACCATCGACATCCGTCAGGAAATCGATGGTGATTGCGGAACAATTATGGCCGATGTCACCCAGATACATCAGATAGTAATGAATCTCTGCACCAATGCATACCACGCCATGCAACAGCAGGGGGGGCTCTTGGTCGTCAGACTGCAAAATGCCGTAATCAGCAGGGAGACGCTCGACACGCCGACAGGACTCAAGCCGGGAAACTATGTGCGGCTGACGGTTTCGGATACCGGACACGGCATAGACGAAAATACCCTGGATCGGGTATTCGACCCCTATTTCACCACAAAAAAACAAGGAGAAGGAACAGGACTGGGCCTGGCAACCGTGCATGGAATCGTGGAGAACCACGAAGGCGTCATCTCGGTGAAGAGCGCTATCAACGAGGGAACAACCTTTGACATATATTTCCCCCGGGTGGAAACAGATTTTGCCGCTGCCCTGACCGGCTGGGGGGAAACAGGAGCCACCTCCCGCCAGGCCAGAATTCTGCTGGTGGACGACGAGGAAATGCTGATCAGGCTTGGGACGAGCATCCTCAAGAAACTCGGACACACCGTAACCGCCCTCAACAACAGTCAAGACGCACTGGATCTATTCAAAAAAGATCCCCTGGCCTTTGATCTCCTGCTCACCGATCAGATGATGCCCGGTCTCACCGGCCTGGAGCTGACCAAAGAATGTCTGGCCATCCGCCCCGATCTCCCGGTGGTCCTGGCCACAGGATACAGCGAGGCAACCAGCAAGGAGCAAGCCCAAGCCCAAGGAATCAGCGCGATCCTCTGGAAGCCGGTGACCATCAACACCATGGCCGAAACCATCCAGCAGGCCCTCGGCAAAAAAGAATAA
- a CDS encoding pentapeptide repeat-containing protein — protein sequence MGSVVGWFSSAPVSVSGVRPGEKPAATVAATTPDTPRFAGKDFHGANLAGKNLRGLNFQNANFEGANLSEADLRGVNFSQANLLNADLRQADLQGAILVGARLQKADLSRARLGGANLADGDLSRSNLRGADLQETILTGALLLETDCSECDARGADFSGATFTKTKLASANLSEAKLGNSNLTTAFLQGANLTGAILNEVDLRRTNLRGIALAKANLSRANLDGAELGGANLEEANLSEASLAGTNLVGAKLNEALLRKANLNGAVLTGVSAEKASFREGNLTKANLAGGEFGGANFQQANLTEANCEKAKMGRVDLTGANLTGARLSGVDFGVRTLMVNSNLTNADLRKARLNTVDLTGANLNNASLQGADLTKAKLSHAYLNRADLSNAELANANFSNADLKGANLSGINLAAAKHFDLKNLRETVLSDAKLVSLDLRNANLIDANLSNADLANVDLANADLTNAVLTGANLRDGDLRWADLTDADLSHAILVNANLNDADLNRTNLEGADLTKASLQNVKNIKRAKKINTAKGFKAPGPESSLGSMSASRGAKQAAAGDGAKDSAAVTGSDRPVKIWALQVESAGLVQQPFQQVSELSAAYENIRDIELNMKKIQMFAGGANNIPGKVGATLGALYSVNFLPADQTLPLVIQWYGPDGKLVRTSKQQVRYMQRLVEALTLTRMMPLYGTWRVQFFYQNRKIGEQHFEVRNGKQLEVSLPKQGAML from the coding sequence ATGGGAAGTGTGGTGGGCTGGTTCTCTTCTGCCCCGGTCTCTGTCTCTGGGGTCAGACCAGGAGAAAAGCCCGCGGCTACGGTGGCGGCAACCACTCCCGATACACCCCGCTTTGCAGGCAAGGATTTTCATGGGGCGAATCTCGCAGGTAAAAACTTGCGGGGGCTTAATTTTCAGAATGCCAATTTTGAAGGAGCAAACCTCAGTGAGGCCGATCTGCGCGGGGTGAATTTTAGCCAGGCAAATCTGCTCAATGCGGATTTGCGCCAGGCGGACCTCCAGGGGGCTATCCTTGTCGGGGCTAGACTTCAGAAGGCCGATCTGTCCCGAGCCAGGCTAGGGGGGGCAAACTTGGCCGATGGTGATCTTAGCAGGAGCAATCTCCGGGGAGCTGATCTTCAGGAGACGATACTGACCGGTGCCCTTCTGCTGGAAACGGATTGCAGCGAATGCGACGCGCGGGGTGCCGATTTTTCCGGGGCGACTTTTACTAAAACGAAACTAGCCTCGGCGAACCTCAGTGAGGCAAAACTGGGGAATAGTAACCTGACCACCGCCTTTCTTCAAGGGGCGAATCTCACCGGGGCAATACTGAATGAGGTGGATCTCCGGCGCACCAATCTGCGGGGTATTGCTTTGGCCAAGGCGAATTTGAGCCGGGCGAATCTTGATGGTGCTGAGCTGGGCGGGGCGAACCTGGAAGAGGCGAATCTTTCCGAGGCGAGCCTGGCCGGAACAAACCTGGTTGGGGCCAAATTGAATGAGGCTCTCCTGCGCAAGGCCAACCTTAATGGTGCGGTACTCACCGGTGTTAGCGCTGAAAAAGCCAGCTTCCGGGAGGGCAATCTCACCAAGGCAAACTTGGCTGGGGGAGAGTTTGGAGGCGCGAATTTCCAGCAGGCGAATCTCACCGAGGCCAACTGTGAAAAAGCCAAGATGGGGCGGGTTGATTTGACTGGGGCGAATCTCACCGGGGCCCGATTGTCCGGGGTTGATTTTGGCGTCCGTACGCTCATGGTCAACAGCAACCTTACCAATGCCGATCTGCGCAAGGCAAGGCTGAACACCGTCGATTTAACCGGGGCGAATTTGAACAACGCCAGTCTGCAGGGGGCGGATCTTACCAAAGCGAAATTGAGTCATGCCTATCTGAACAGGGCTGATCTGAGCAATGCCGAACTGGCCAACGCCAATTTCAGCAATGCCGACTTGAAGGGGGCGAACCTTTCAGGGATCAATCTGGCGGCGGCTAAACATTTCGATCTCAAGAACCTGCGTGAAACCGTGTTGAGCGATGCGAAGTTGGTCAGCCTCGATCTGCGCAATGCCAATCTTATCGATGCCAATCTGAGCAATGCGGATCTTGCCAACGTGGATCTGGCCAACGCCGATCTGACCAATGCCGTGCTCACCGGAGCCAATCTCCGGGATGGCGATCTTCGCTGGGCAGACCTTACCGACGCCGACCTCTCCCATGCAATTCTGGTCAATGCCAACCTCAATGATGCCGATCTGAACAGGACCAACCTGGAGGGTGCGGATCTGACCAAGGCCTCCTTGCAGAATGTGAAAAATATCAAGCGGGCCAAGAAGATCAATACGGCGAAAGGGTTCAAAGCCCCTGGCCCGGAAAGCAGTCTGGGGTCGATGAGTGCTTCGCGCGGAGCGAAGCAAGCTGCGGCCGGAGACGGGGCTAAGGATTCGGCCGCGGTGACAGGCTCGGACCGCCCCGTGAAGATCTGGGCTTTGCAGGTTGAGAGTGCGGGTTTGGTGCAGCAGCCGTTTCAGCAGGTTTCCGAACTCAGCGCCGCCTATGAAAACATCCGCGATATCGAACTGAATATGAAAAAAATTCAGATGTTTGCCGGCGGGGCGAACAATATTCCCGGAAAGGTCGGGGCCACCCTGGGCGCGCTCTATTCGGTGAATTTCCTGCCGGCGGATCAGACGTTGCCCCTGGTGATCCAATGGTACGGGCCGGACGGAAAGCTGGTCCGCACCTCAAAGCAGCAGGTCAGGTACATGCAGCGTCTGGTTGAGGCGCTTACCCTCACGAGAATGATGCCACTTTACGGAACCTGGAGGGTGCAGTTTTTTTACCAGAACCGGAAGATCGGAGAGCAGCACTTTGAAGTCAGGAATGGCAAGCAGTTGGAAGTCAGTCTTCCCAAACAAGGCGCCATGTTATAG